AATTCAAATTGtggattttgttttgtccaCGATTCTGTGAATGAGTGAGTTCCCCTCCACTGATTGCTTATGGGATTTTCTGAGAGGTTTGTTAggtatttggagcagaaatttGTTTGATGTAGCAGTACTGGTGCTAGTCaaaatttgcattttttaaaaaaatgcaaaacatatttattaatcaaaattgatGGTTTGTCCATAAGATAAGTCAAATTTGCATGTCGATGCACAATTTCCTTTACAGTATGTACTTAGGCTATATACATAGTGTATCTCTGCCTTTAACTGTACTGTCTTGATTCCTTATCTTTTGTTAAGTTTGGAGAAGGTGGATACCTTCTGTTTAAACATCATTATATAACCAAAAGGCACCAGCAATAGTAATATTATTAGTTGTCTTCCATGCCAAAATTGTGCTTCCCAGAGCTGTCAAAATGCAAAATTAATCAATGTCGACCCTCATTGCTATTTCATTATATTGTGTTTGACAGCTGGTCTTTAATCTTCACATGTAATTTGAGATCACTAATTTGAGAAAGGGTCACCATCTCAGAACTATAGCATTTGTTTCATTtgttgttcttttttataaattcatcaCTGTTCTACTTAACGTAATCATAAAGTATATACCAATTAGTCTGAGTTAATGTCTTTGATAGCATGATGTGACTGGAGTGGAATAGCAATACTTCCTTGCTCTAGTGATAGTGGCATTTATGATAATTGCAGGGCTATTCGTGATATTTTTAACTTGCTGTGCAGCGTGCATTATCTTGTTATTTTGtaaatctttttctctttccaattttccttttttatgtacAATATAATTTGTCAGCCTATGCTATTTGTTTGTTGATGCTGAAATTCAAACACACTATATCATGAatcaattatcttaaaatagtAATAAACTGGGTGAGAAAACAAAATGTTACTTCTACACCTTATGCATCCTCTTTCATTCATATTGTATCgaacaaaagatatatttttttgtttcaaacaaagttcatttttttatctttcaaaaataaattatattttttgtctctctttatgAAAACGTATCAGTCTTTgtcctttacaaaaaaaataaatgattttattttttagagacaaaaaataaatattacttcatttaaaatgactaaaaacatatttaataataataaataaataaaaacaagataGGGGTCTAGATggtcttttttctttcattataaTCAGATCATCCTTACAGTGATATCTCTACCATCCATCAAATTTCCCTTGGACAATATGTAGAAATAGAATAGTCATACCACATTTTTTCTTGCTTCTTCCGACATCTTCATCTACATGTTAATCCCTTTATATCAAGTTTGCTTTTTATTGTCTTCATTTTTCTCGAAAAAGTTTACTTTTAAGTCTAAAGGTTTCTTGCATAAATAGACACGTTAAATATGTAATGTAAAGTCATTTATGTTTTCTCACCcagtttattatcattttaggATAATCGGTTCATGATATAGTGTGTTTGAatttcagcttatatagaaccTTTGTTATTCTATGTTATCAGACAGTTACACTTTTTTTGTGTACTTTTGTATGTTGATGCTGATTTGCTTGGCTGGATTTTAATGTTGCGAAAGCTGGACCATTTACAGAACACATTGTGACTAGGATCAATATGGCTGAGCCAGCATAAGTTCCCCCTTTGACTAGGTAGCACCCTACTCCAAGGCCTAGTTGCAGCATTTTCAGGCAAgactttaacattttttttttctgttttttcagCTAAGATAAGTGAGTTTTCACTATATAATTAAGGCATGAATGTATTCACTTTGAATTTAAGATAAGTGTGTTATATATCTAAAAGATTGTTACTATTGTTCTTCATTttgaatattgattttttttcctttattgttTCTGTCATTGGAATGCTAGGCaagttttaaatttagaaagccaaaattatgtttgtttatttGAGGTTTTAACTGAATCtggctatattttttatttttcttatcagcaaagataatatatatatatatagacgagtaccagaggtacaaagattacataaTTGTGATAGTCCATACAATTGGTTTCAGATATCAGACTTAACACAATCTCGATAGGAACCAAAAGCTGGCTACATACAAGTCTATATCTACTGAATCTGGCTATATAATATACTCTTGGTCCTTTAAGGATGAAATTTGGtgtatgtcattttatattttattcctcTTAGAAGAATGTGTTCAAATTTGGACTAGGTTCAGGTATAAACAGAGTTTAGTCTGGTTATTTGAAAATGAGTATTTGAAATACTATTAAAACCagttttaaactaatttaaaaccACTTCAGAACCGGTTCGGTTCTGAAAAGAATTATAAACTGGTTCGAAACTAGTTCAGTTCAAAACTGGTTTTCTAAACCAGTTCAGTTTCAAACCAGTTTGAAAACCAGTTCGCAGATTTgggttaaaaacaaaactagttAAACCAGTTTGAAAACCAGTTCGGTTCGGTTTTTTTCCAAACCGGTTTTTGCACAGCCCTCCTCCACATATGGATACCAGAACATGCGAGCCTTTCAAAATAGGAGAACCTAGATGGGCCATAGGCTCTAATACCATactagatttcatcttaaaaccaattgacatTAAGTGAAGTGGTTCAACAGATATTTAAGTTTCACCCTAAAAATTGAGGTAGGCTATGTGGGACTTCCCAACATTATGGTAATCAAGAAACTAGAATatctgtaattattttttttatttattacccATAGTATATAATGATATGCTCCATTGTATAATCAACACTGGGCAGAGTATGTTTGCTGCTGATAATCAAATTTGTTGGAAGCTGGGCAGAGGTGACCAATTTCTCTTTTGGGAAGATCCTTGGGGTGTTGAGGGAATCCCCCTCAAAGATCAATTTCCTGAGCTATTTAGAGTGTCTTCCCAAAGAGATATCAGGGTAGCAGAGATGGGATCTTGGTCTGAGAATGGTTGGGTTTGGAACTTGTCTTGGAGAAGGAATCTCTTTGACAATGAACTGCAGTTAGCGTCTAAGTTCATTGATCAAATCCATGCATCTAGCCTAAATATTAACCTGAAGGACACCTGGATTTGGAGAGCTGAAGCTAATGGAGAGTTCACAACTAAATCTACTTACCAAGTTCTTCAACCTGAGCTGGATGATCAAGGTCAGTATGAGGGGTTCCAGCAACTCTGGAAGATAAAAATTCCTCCTAAGGCTCTCTCTTTTGCTTGGAGGTTGTTATGGGACAGACTCCCTACCAAGGATAACCTGCTCAAGAGACAAATTCAGGTTGAAAATGACCTCTGCCCTTTCTGCCATAGTCAACCTGAAACTGCATCCCATCTTTTCTTCAAATGTGATAAGATTATGCCTATGTGGTGGGAATTCTTCTCTTGGGTCAAGGAAGACAAGGTTATCCACTGCAGCCCAATGGATAATTTCCTCCAACATTATTCTGCAGCAGCTTCAAAGGCTTCTAACAAGAGATGGAAAATGTGGTGGGTAGCAGCTACATTCTCAATTTGGAGACTCAGGAATGATATGATCTTCCATAATCACTCCTTTGAAATCTCTAAGTTGACAGATAgcatcttatttcttttatggACTTGGCTGAGGGGATGGGAAAAAGACTTCAAGACCCCTTTCCACTGCTGGTCTTCAGGAATGTCTATAGCTTTTAGCTAGTGTGACCCCTAGTAGGGTACTGTTTGTGTAGGGCGGTTTTTCTTATGATTCACAGGACTCTACTTATGTATTttgtagtacctctggtactaatttaattaatatattatagttttgctttccaaaaaaaaaacactgggATTTGATTATAAATCTGTTTTATATAAAGAGCAAATTGAAAAACGGATTTTGTATAGGAATAAAAAAGGTATTAAaccaaatcataaataataaatttttccaattttatttttgtaaaagcttAAACAAATACAGTGGTTTCTTTTTAAAAGTgattcttcaaaataaaaatatttcactaaAATGACTGAAACAAATTGATTCCTACAATAGACAAATAAAGTCATTAAGTTTAAGTATTCAAATCAATAATAACTTAGTCACCACAATTTAAAAGCATTGAATAAATCTCTTCTATCTTTCATTTCtcttcaattatatattatgcaaaaaacagataaaaataaaCAGAGAGAATATTTTTAAGATGAATTCGTTGATGATAACATATAGGTGATGCCGATTGCTAATTGTTACTAAGGCAATTTTTTCCTATTTAGAGTTTGcttgtttcaaatttttaaattatttttgagaaTATGGATTTCACAATGCAACATTCTGCAACTATAAAGGCAAAAAGTTCTGCGGTCATCACATAATGAATTCATGAAATGCTGAACTATATAAACTGATCAAATAGGTCTTTTAAAGGCCTTTTGATATCAAAAATCTAATTTTGACAAACGAAGATTATGTGGAGAGATGACAACagtatgataaattttaaacagCAAACTATAGAGAGCTAACCTGTTTAACCAGTGTTTAGATAATCCAAAGACAGTATGAGGATTGGAATTATCTTCACTAAGGACTGAGCGATCAGATGGGTAAATCTATTCTATCATCAAGGATCACTACTactcagaaaaataaattaagaaaattataaaacaaaacacaacCCCAATAGAATTGATCACACTTAAGGATACACTTCTCTCACACCCAGTCTGTGCTGGGGACCTCTGATCATGCATCTTTAtaccaaagaaaaagagaaagttaaGCAGGAATGCTTCGGACATAGTGGAGTAAaaccaatttaataaaatatatatatatatatatatatatatatatatatatatcaacatgCCATTAACAAAAAATCTGCTTTTACCTTACTAGTCTGCTCTAACAAGTCCTCAATTGCAGCAGCAACATCTGGAACAGCATGAAAAGCCTCCCCGGCATCTATAAGCATATTgtctttggaaaaattcttgTCATCAGCATGAATACCTGAATTTGAAGCTGAAGGCTTCTTATTGGATAGGCAAGGTTCCTCCACAAGCCTTGCCTTTTTGCTATAATTACTTGGTATCCTAAAACTGGTCTCATGATTATCAACTCCACAACTGACATTTTTATTTGTCGTGCCTCTCAAAGTTTGTGATTGACTAGACAACTGGGAGGGCAAGTCACTTATCATTTGAACAGCCTGGGTAGGAAATTGACTCACAGTGCAAATTCCTGCATCTCGGTCTTGAGCAGTGACTTCTTTTGGTAAAAACTGATCAATGGCCACAACTCcattctggaaaaaaaaaaagttgcatatTGATAAGGACTTTTCTTAGTCAAACATACATAACATAGAAAATACATGTAGACATGCATGCATAATGAATATGCATAAATATACACTGAAGCTCACACTGCCCAGTACTCAGTCACCATCAAAATACATTACCTGTTTGACACATTCAAATATCCATTCAGATGTAACCGATTGAATCCCCCATTTACAAGCAGCCTCATACTTGGGCCCATTGGTGAATTTACACAACAAATGGGTAACCTTCTTAGTCAACTTCTCCCCATATTTAGCTCCAAGATGAAAGCACAAGTTTCTTAGGAGATTTCTGTCTTTCTCGTCATACTGTGAAAAGCAAAACCGGAAGCTTTCAAACCCAGGCAAGGGAACACGGCAGGGAAGTGGAGAATAAAGAATGTGACTGTCAACATCCAGCAAGGATCCAGCCTTGAACAAAAACACCATAATCACAGTATAAGTATGTAAACCAGCATATATTCTCAAAGAATCCAGCTTTCAACAGAAAAGGAATCATTATcactatattattattattattgttatcgcTGTTAAAGTAAATTACACTTCATCCCTTTGTAGTTTTCCATTTTCTCAACTTTTAACCACTATACTTTTTCAACCCGTAAACCCTCCTAAAGTTTAGGTTAAAGTGAAAAACCATGGTTAAACTTGCAAGGTTAATAAGCATATCAATCAAGCAAAAATAAGGGACAAGGGAGTTTAGTGATACAATAGGGAGGTAAGTTGATAAAGAGATCTTTTGGATAAAATTCTTAACAAACACTTACACCAACAGGAGAAGCAAATAAAATGAATCAAGGAGGTAAAATGAATTCAACTTCTCACATAAGTTAAATCAACTTATAGACCTCAACTTTTTCAGAAGCTCCCCCATCTAACTTCTCCTTCAATACTTATAAACTTTCAATCCAAGGGTCTTTTATAAGTTAGGAATCAAATACTTAAATGAAAACTTCTCATAAGTATAAAGATAATCCAAAATTGGGCCAAAGTGTGAAACTACAAGGGGATAAAagagtaattattataattatgatgatGCTGATGATGATGTAAACATtactatattaattttttgccATTATCTGTTGTTGAGAAactgaaaatgtttattatgaaaCTGAGAAAATACAAAGACACTGAATCTCTGTTTACAAAACCTATATATACTACAGAGGCTCAGTTAGGAGTTTGTCATAACTACAAGACCAAGGCAGTTATACTTAACCAGAGTTTAGCTACTACAGTTAGCAATAGGTAATTACAAAACAGTGAAAGGAGTTATACACTCTCACCCCCCTCCGCAACTCAAGAAGGCTGAGAAACCAAAGGGAGCTCAGCCACATTGAGTTTGGCATGAACAAAAGAGAACCTAGCAGGTGGCAAGGGCTTAGTAAGTATATCTGCCCACTGATCCTGGCCAGGAATATGTTGAACAACTAATTGTTTGGCAACAACCTTCTCGCaaacaaagaaaacatcaaGCTCCATGTGCTTAGTCCTTGCATGAAGGACAGGGTTATGAGCTAGATTAACAGCACTGAGGTTATCTCACAGCACCAGAGGAATGTTATGAGCTAGATTAACAGCACTGAGGTTATCCCACTCTACACACGTGCATCTCACGCACTCACACCACATCAGCACGTGAGTACCTTTCCACCTCAAGGTGTGCtctctctttactttttttgcCTCAGTGCGTGCTCTTTTCACAAGTGAACAGTACCCATTACCTGTGGGCCTCTGTTGGCTGCTGTCAAGCCATCATTTATCCAGCACGATCACACAGCCAGAACTGCCTTTCTTTTCTCTTGGGTTTACCACTTTTGTAACAAGCTTGGTTCATATGACATATATGCTCCAACTTTAGGGGAGTattagattatattttattctcctaTTTATTATTAGATAGCAATTAGGGATTTAGTCATTATTACTCATTAATAGATTGATCCTATGTAATCAATACTGATTCTATTTgcttattataaataaagactAAGTGTGGTCATCCAAGCACACAACACATTACAGTAAACCCTTTCAACAGGAATGAATAGATCCAAGAACACGAGCTAGCATAGAGCTTGAAAGAGATGATTGCGACCATACGGGCAGAAATTGATCTTGTTTCTCCCACACTTGATACTGCAGATTAACATGATCGAGATTGCGATCCTCTTCAGTAAGGAATCGCAGTGGAATTTGAGGAGAAACGACTAAACGATGAAGATTGTGAGCTTTGATAGCATATGATCCAAGTATTAAGTGTTTGCAGCCATGTAAAAATGGAACCAACTTTTACCACTTTCcatcattattttattcttgttaATAGAACTTCTGAGATAATAACTTGGAACACTTGGGCCAAGACAGTTTTGGCTTTTCCCCATCAACtcatcttatttattaaatatataaatcaagatTTATAGCCAAACAAGCACCTGACAATTGCAGAAGATAAAAACGttgaaaaataaagctgaaAAGGGAAATATACATTTGTGACTAATAAGGCTTACCTCCAAACAAGATCGTATCCAATGACTAGAAATATACAAACTCTTGGAATCACGTGTCAACGTGGGTGTTACACCGTGACACTCAATAGTATAGTACGTACTCTGTTTTGTTTGCCCACTTATTATCTCTCCTCCCCCTTGAGTTATCCATTGAACAACCTCACCTCTCTGAAAAAAGCaatcaaaactaaaattaaacattaatgaATGGTTTTTATATTACATCTCTAATACTGATTAAGTTCCAGGTTTTGATAGAATAAGGTTGTGGCATATTGATGtctaaaaacttaaatatactTTGTCCATGTATGCCGgtgatttttctattttgaaataattttgagaTGAAGTCTATATCAATCCCAAAGTTCACCAACTAAATAGTTTTTTATCAATCAGAACATTCAAGATTCCTCTTATCCTACTTCTGTCTTTCAAACTTCCTGGGCATTGATCCCTAACTCACAATTCTACagcaaaattatattaaatctaTTAAGATCCTAATGACTTGCCTTTTCTTCAGGATATAAAtttgagaaacaaaatagtTTCCCTCTAAAAACATTTGCTGACTTCGTGTATTGAACACTGGAGTTATGTTGGGTCATCCTTTGTGAGCTCAATTTATTATCAGGAAGTTGATTTTGCAGCATCGTTCTGCCTATTGCTTCACTGAAAGAGTGACCATTTATACCcatatcttttttctcttcttttcttttctccaaAGATTCTGGCTTTACAATTTCAAAGTCCACCTGATGCAATCTTTGATGAAAGCTGGAGATTTTAGCGTGATCCATAGACATACTGCCTGTTACTGCTCCTTTTGCTGAGTTTAAGAAATCAGAGAACAAATAAAGCATGAATTCCATAAAATCAAGTTTACAAATTATTCAAGAAAAATCTAATAGATTAACTAAAAAGTGTTCTCCAGCTCAACATGATTAAGAGAAAATAGACATACTACAAAAGTGAACATGAACATCATAATAGCAGACCTTTTGGATAAAGTAGATCATATGCAATGTGTCTCCTAAGAACAGGGACTTGTTTCTTTTCACGGTCACAATCTTCAAGCCATGCAGTTTTAACAACATAAATTACACCTAAAGCAGCAAGACTCCTCACATCCTTCTTTTcccttaaaaaaacaaacaaccatGTTAAAtactaaagaaaagaaaaaggtttgcCAAAACATTTAAGATTGATACTGGTAACAATCTAAAACATAAATTCAGGAAACTATCGAGATACACAAACATGAAATGCATCCATAAGGATTCTTCTTAACATCAGACTGGACTTACATTTCAGTAGGATTCCCAATTACTATGTGTGTCAATTTGTCATTAAAAGACATATACCGGGAGCCACCACCTTTACGCACCATATTAACTAGTTTCCGCATTTCACATGCTTCAAAACCAACTAGTAATATTCTGCACTCTGACAAGTACAGGTCATTATCATCAGATTCAGAATCATTAGCAACAGCACCATCAAAGTTCAATTCACTGCAGGTCTGCAATGGAAGAGGTTCAGAATCTGCCTCCTTAGCAAATAAAGGAACATTTGAAACTGAAGACATGTGTTCTGACTGTGTAGCTTCGAGATCTCTATCCATAAACTCAGCACAAGAAAAAACTTGCACATTTGAATCTGTAGCACCTGAGGATGCCGCAGAGTGCAATTTCCCGAAATCCTTTTCTTGGCTATGTTGCATTGTTAAGTCCCTAGTTACTTTATGCGAAGATACAGATCCATGCTGAACAGCGAACAACTCCTCATTCAGACATGCTACAAACAAATGAAAACTGATGGTCAAATACCGGTCTAAATAAtggaaaggagaaagaagataatatatttaatacggGTCTAAATAATTGTATACTGTTACAAACACTAAATTTAAACTCCTACGAACAGAGTAAAAATTCATTTAGTCCTCCTAAGATATTACTGGCATCACATTGGTCCTCCATTTATAAGTACATCAAATTGGTCCTCCAATGCACAACATCAAATTTACCATTAAATATGAAATCAAATTGGCCCTTTAAAGACAAAACTGATGGCATTAATTATCTTCAGAGTACCATTGTGACATGACATATATCACTGAACTGAAGGACCAAAATGAAATATGGTTCAAGTGCATTACAACCTGTACAAGAGCACCCTAATAACTCTAGAGAGATATAATAAGACCATGTTGGAGATTTCACATTGACTAGTGATATGGCTAAAATTGTGTATAAAAGTGAAGGGTAATCCTTACAACTTGAGCTAGCTTTTTGGAGTTGAGTTAGgcccaaattcaaattttaaaagggtATCAGAGTCTATTGTAGTAGCTGTTGTTGGCCCAATGAGGCCACCAGGTATTAGACCACACTCAAATGTCTAGTTTTGCAAATTTCACACTTGAGATGTTCAATCCTCGGCATGAGAGGGGTGTTGGG
The Glycine max cultivar Williams 82 chromosome 16, Glycine_max_v4.0, whole genome shotgun sequence genome window above contains:
- the LOC100804966 gene encoding DNA topoisomerase 2-binding protein 1-A isoform X4, producing the protein MLKTKPFQGANVFMSRNLVPPEVFDKLHDAVKDNGAQIHLCCDPSRNGPNDYHIISSSKHEKFDDLKSKGCKLLGPICVLSCAKGGRPLPKQGFTCCLAMDGVKVLASGFDTDEKVKIEELVAEMGGVLHTKASLDLNFVVVKNVLAAKYKWALNILKKPIVTYEWLKQCSDEHRVVPQESYKVLPFSGLKICVTGIPADNRKEMEKLILQNGGKYSAELTKKCTHLISEAPEGDKYKVAKRWGHIHIVTRKWFDQSIARKACLNEELFAVQHGSVSSHKVTRDLTMQHSQEKDFGKLHSAASSGATDSNVQVFSCAEFMDRDLEATQSEHMSSVSNVPLFAKEADSEPLPLQTCSELNFDGAVANDSESDDNDLYLSECRILLVGFEACEMRKLVNMVRKGGGSRYMSFNDKLTHIVIGNPTEMEKKDVRSLAALGVIYVVKTAWLEDCDREKKQVPVLRRHIAYDLLYPKAKGAVTGSMSMDHAKISSFHQRLHQVDFEIVKPESLEKRKEEKKDMGINGHSFSEAIGRTMLQNQLPDNKLSSQRMTQHNSSVQYTKSANVFRGKLFCFSNLYPEEKRGEVVQWITQGGGEIISGQTKQSTYYTIECHGVTPTLTRDSKSLYISSHWIRSCLEAGSLLDVDSHILYSPLPCRVPLPGFESFRFCFSQYDEKDRNLLRNLCFHLGAKYGEKLTKKVTHLLCKFTNGPKYEAACKWGIQSVTSEWIFECVKQNGVVAIDQFLPKEVTAQDRDAGICTVSQFPTQAVQMISDLPSQLSSQSQTLRGTTNKNVSCGVDNHETSFRIPSNYSKKARLVEEPCLSNKKPSASNSGIHADDKNFSKDNMLIDAGEAFHAVPDVAAAIEDLLEQTSKMHDQRSPAQTGCERSIYPSDRSVLSEDNSNPHTVFGLSKHWLNRVTLRKSKLISSVRVLCTF
- the LOC100804966 gene encoding DNA topoisomerase 2-binding protein 1-A isoform X3, which gives rise to MLKTKPFQGANVFMSRNLVPPEVFDKLHDAVKDNGAQIHLCCDPSRNGPNDYHIISSSKHEKFDDLKSKGCKLLGPICVLSCAKGGRPLPKQGFTCCLAMDGVKVLASGFDTDEKVKIEELVAEMGGVLHTKASLDLNFVVVKNVLAAKYKWALNILKKPIVTYEWLKQCSDEHRVVPQESYKVLPFSGLKICVTGIPADNRKEMEKLILQNGGKYSAELTKKCTHLISEAPEGDKYKVAKRWGHIHIVTRKWFDQSIARKACLNEELFAVQHGSVSSHKVTRDLTMQHSQEKDFGKLHSAASSGATDSNVQVFSCAEFMDRDLEATQSEHMSSVSNVPLFAKEADSEPLPLQTCSELNFDGAVANDSESDDNDLYLSECRILLVGFEACEMRKLVNMVRKGGGSRYMSFNDKLTHIVIGNPTEMEKKDVRSLAALGVIYVVKTAWLEDCDREKKQVPVLRRHIAYDLLYPKAKGAVTGSMSMDHAKISSFHQRLHQVDFEIVKPESLEKRKEEKKDMGINGHSFSEAIGRTMLQNQLPDNKLSSQRMTQHNSSVQYTKSANVFRGKLFCFSNLYPEEKRGEVVQWITQGGGEIISGQTKQSTYYTIECHGVTPTLTRDSKSLYISSHWIRSCLEAGSLLDVDSHILYSPLPCRVPLPGFESFRFCFSQYDEKDRNLLRNLCFHLGAKYGEKLTKKVTHLLCKFTNGPKYEAACKWGIQSVTSEWIFECVKQNGVVAIDQFLPKEVTAQDRDAGICTVSQFPTQAVQMISDLPSQLSSQSQTLRGTTNKNVSCGVDNHETSFRIPSNYSKKARLVEEPCLSNKKPSASNSGIHADDKNFSKDNMLIDAGEAFHAVPDVAAAIEDLLEQTSKMHDQRSPAQTGCERSIYPSDRSVLSEDNSNPHTVFGLSKHWLNSGRKDDNGEASQDRRAGIYDGFSETQTESQVVSYEEDLSGRQMLIDRVRTRSSLQ
- the LOC100804966 gene encoding DNA topoisomerase 2-binding protein 1-A isoform X1; this encodes MLKTKPFQGANVFMSRNLVPPEVFDKLHDAVKDNGAQIHLCCDPSRNGPNDYHIISSSKHEKFDDLKSKGCKLLGPICVLSCAKGGRPLPKQGFTCCLAMDGVKVLASGFDTDEKVKIEELVAEMGGVLHTKASLDLNFVVVKNVLAAKYKWALNILKKPIVTYEWLKQCSDEHRVVPQESYKVLPFSGLKICVTGIPADNRKEMEKLILQNGGKYSAELTKKCTHLISEAPEGDKYKVAKRWGHIHIVTRKWFDQSIARKACLNEELFAVQHGSVSSHKVTRDLTMQHSQEKDFGKLHSAASSGATDSNVQVFSCAEFMDRDLEATQSEHMSSVSNVPLFAKEADSEPLPLQTCSELNFDGAVANDSESDDNDLYLSECRILLVGFEACEMRKLVNMVRKGGGSRYMSFNDKLTHIVIGNPTEMEKKDVRSLAALGVIYVVKTAWLEDCDREKKQVPVLRRHIAYDLLYPKAKGAVTGSMSMDHAKISSFHQRLHQVDFEIVKPESLEKRKEEKKDMGINGHSFSEAIGRTMLQNQLPDNKLSSQRMTQHNSSVQYTKSANVFRGKLFCFSNLYPEEKRGEVVQWITQGGGEIISGQTKQSTYYTIECHGVTPTLTRDSKSLYISSHWIRSCLEAGSLLDVDSHILYSPLPCRVPLPGFESFRFCFSQYDEKDRNLLRNLCFHLGAKYGEKLTKKVTHLLCKFTNGPKYEAACKWGIQSVTSEWIFECVKQNGVVAIDQFLPKEVTAQDRDAGICTVSQFPTQAVQMISDLPSQLSSQSQTLRGTTNKNVSCGVDNHETSFRIPSNYSKKARLVEEPCLSNKKPSASNSGIHADDKNFSKDNMLIDAGEAFHAVPDVAAAIEDLLEQTSKMHDQRSPAQTGCERSIYPSDRSVLSEDNSNPHTVFGLSKHWLNRSGRKDDNGEASQDRRAGIYDGFSETQTESQVIYIRHWLLPLLFNFCKYFVLIVTSVLFKHLLLDTHLPLDLHWLLTNYYF
- the LOC100804966 gene encoding DNA topoisomerase 2-binding protein 1-A isoform X2: MLKTKPFQGANVFMSRNLVPPEVFDKLHDAVKDNGAQIHLCCDPSRNGPNDYHIISSSKHEKFDDLKSKGCKLLGPICVLSCAKGGRPLPKQGFTCCLAMDGVKVLASGFDTDEKVKIEELVAEMGGVLHTKASLDLNFVVVKNVLAAKYKWALNILKKPIVTYEWLKQCSDEHRVVPQESYKVLPFSGLKICVTGIPADNRKEMEKLILQNGGKYSAELTKKCTHLISEAPEGDKYKVAKRWGHIHIVTRKWFDQSIARKACLNEELFAVQHGSVSSHKVTRDLTMQHSQEKDFGKLHSAASSGATDSNVQVFSCAEFMDRDLEATQSEHMSSVSNVPLFAKEADSEPLPLQTCSELNFDGAVANDSESDDNDLYLSECRILLVGFEACEMRKLVNMVRKGGGSRYMSFNDKLTHIVIGNPTEMEKKDVRSLAALGVIYVVKTAWLEDCDREKKQVPVLRRHIAYDLLYPKAKGAVTGSMSMDHAKISSFHQRLHQVDFEIVKPESLEKRKEEKKDMGINGHSFSEAIGRTMLQNQLPDNKLSSQRMTQHNSSVQYTKSANVFRGKLFCFSNLYPEEKRGEVVQWITQGGGEIISGQTKQSTYYTIECHGVTPTLTRDSKSLYISSHWIRSCLEAGSLLDVDSHILYSPLPCRVPLPGFESFRFCFSQYDEKDRNLLRNLCFHLGAKYGEKLTKKVTHLLCKFTNGPKYEAACKWGIQSVTSEWIFECVKQNGVVAIDQFLPKEVTAQDRDAGICTVSQFPTQAVQMISDLPSQLSSQSQTLRGTTNKNVSCGVDNHETSFRIPSNYSKKARLVEEPCLSNKKPSASNSGIHADDKNFSKDNMLIDAGEAFHAVPDVAAAIEDLLEQTSKMHDQRSPAQTGCERSIYPSDRSVLSEDNSNPHTVFGLSKHWLNRSGRKDDNGEASQDRRAGIYDGFSETQTESQVVSYEEDLSGRQMLIDRVRTRSSLQ
- the LOC100804966 gene encoding DNA topoisomerase 2-binding protein 1-A isoform X5; this translates as MLKTKPFQGANVFMSRNLVPPEVFDKLHDAVKDNGAQIHLCCDPSRNGPNDYHIISSSKHEKFDDLKSKGCKLLGPICVLSCAKGGRPLPKQGFTCCLAMDGVKVLASGFDTDEKVKIEELVAEMGGVLHTKASLDLNFVVVKNVLAAKYKWALNILKKPIVTYEWLKQCSDEHRVVPQESYKVLPFSGLKICVTGIPADNRKEMEKLILQNGGKYSAELTKKCTHLISEAPEGDKYKVAKRWGHIHIVTRKWFDQSIARKACLNEELFAVQHGSVSSHKVTRDLTMQHSQEKDFGKLHSAASSGATDSNVQVFSCAEFMDRDLEATQSEHMSSVSNVPLFAKEADSEPLPLQTCSELNFDGAVANDSESDDNDLYLSECRILLVGFEACEMRKLVNMVRKGGGSRYMSFNDKLTHIVIGNPTEMEKKDVRSLAALGVIYVVKTAWLEDCDREKKQVPVLRRHIAYDLLYPKAKGAVTGSMSMDHAKISSFHQRLHQVDFEIVKPESLEKRKEEKKDMGINGHSFSEAIGRTMLQNQLPDNKLSSQRMTQHNSSVQYTKSANVFRGKLFCFSNLYPEEKRGEVVQWITQGGGEIISGQTKQSTYYTIECHGVTPTLTRDSKSLYISSHWIRSCLEAGSLLDVDSHILYSPLPCRVPLPGFESFRFCFSQYDEKDRNLLRNLCFHLGAKYGEKLTKKVTHLLCKFTNGPKYEAACKWGIQSVTSEWIFECVKQNGVVAIDQFLPKEVTAQDRDAGICTVSQFPTQAVQMISDLPSQLSSQSQTLRGTTNKNVSCGVDNHETSFRIPSNYSKKARLVEEPCLSNKKPSASNSGIHADDKNFSKDNMLIDAGEAFHAVPDVAAAIEDLLEQTSKMHDQRSPAQTGCERSIYPSDRSVLSEDNSNPHTVFGLSKHWLNRLLVMKKIYQEGKCL